In Dermacentor andersoni chromosome 11, qqDerAnde1_hic_scaffold, whole genome shotgun sequence, the sequence GTTCTTTCTATGTgtattgtgttctttttactttcTAATAGTGATTGACGATTGTTACTCTTCGAAAACAATGACAACTGTATATGATGAAATAAAGGGCTGTGCTGTACAGATATTTTGCTGCTGTGATATGTCTtttgaccggggttgttggagaagtatgggagaggcctttgccctgcagtgggcgtaaccaggctgatgatgatgatgatgatgatgatgatatgtctTTGCTTAAACTATTGCTCGTTCAGGGACAAATACTTGAAATTAGCCGAGCGATGGAGGAAAAAGGAGAGGGAATGGAAGGGAGGAGGGATTGAAGCTGTGTACTTGTATTATGCCTTGTTGAAGGCAAAAGCACACTGGTCCACATAGAAACATCGATGCTTTCGCGGACTACAGGTTACTGTTTGCGGCAcatctaaggaacttaagtttgCTATTGTACTTCTTATTTTTTTcacgccgagtaacggcaactttgAGGATGatgtaggccctcgtcggggcgcgcgagcgcccaactgcaggcataaataaagttgtcttcaatccaatccaatctctTCCTATTGTTTCCTGTGCTCTTAGAGCACAAGCCTCTGTCATTCGGGCCAGAGCACTGCCCAGTCCTGCTCAAAAGCATCATTGCTTAGGCGGGCTAACCAAATATATGATTGTATGTTTTATtttccaagaaagaaagaaagaaagaaagaaaagaagaaagacgtAGTTCTTAAAGTTCGTTTCCGGCTATAAAAATTTAAGACAAGAAATAAACAAGTCGTGAAACTCAAGCAAACGTATGCATCTCCTTTTACTTTACGCCTCTCATAACCAAATCAAACAATACATTACGACATAATGTGGTGTCGGCTTCAAGGCGTCTCAAAAATACGCAGTAGTTCACGACATTCAATGGATTATTCAATTTACTTGATTTTTTTTTGGTTTCGGCATTCAGTATGTGCCGCAGCCTTCGCACGCATTTGTGGCGAACCCTGAAGAATGTGTAAGAGCCATAGTGGCACCTCTCTATAAAGCATTCCCTTCCGTTTTTGAAGCAGACATGATCACGCGGAGAATTACATGTTGTTTGAAGGAAGAAGAAGTCGACTTGCCAGGAAAGGACAGGGCAAATGAGGTACGTAGAATTTTTATTCTATTTCTCGGCCGCGTATTGGCTCTGTGAGGAATATTAGAGCAATTAACGCTGTAGAAACGGAAACTGCAGTTTTTACGGCAGTGTCCATTTTAGAGCATCGTAACATGGCGAAGATCAAAGATTATATAAAAGTAGCGCTACCAGACAGGACGAAACTAGAAGGAGTGCACTGGCGCGGCTGGATAAGAAATGTGTGCCTTTATTGTCATGCCTTTCCTTTGATATACACAGAAAAATGACAAGGCTAACCATGTAGATGTCCATTCGAATACTAAACAGAAAAGCAGCTGAGGCATTTTCATCAAGCATGGATCTGAATCTTCACAGAAACATCGGAAGgccttttttcatttttgtttatgTAATACTGATAACAGGATTGCTAACACGATTATTTTTCGATACATATTAGGACGGTTCCGTCTTAAACGCTCCTGATATTTCTCTCGCTGTTTTATCTGGTTGAACAAACAGCGCTTGACGCTGGCAATGGTTATGGTTACATGTGTGCCACCGAGAATATAAGGCAAGGTTTCCACAGATGGCGAGCTTGGATTCATTGTTGCGCTTTCTTAACCTACTGTTGATAGATCTGCCAGGCTAACCAATCTGTTGCTTTCTCACGTCCATGCTATCAAGTAAGCAAGCCGATGCGCACATGCAAAATACTGGTTTTGTGCTTAGCCGCCCTCCCTTGCCATGTCTGTGTGTCAGAATTAAGTTTGGCCAAGGACTAATTAGCTAGCATGGTGCCACAAATACGACTTTGAGACTTGCGTGTTCACCAATCGTCTTGAGATTGTGCGGCAGATTAAGTAATTGAGGAAGCACAACCACCttgtcttttacagcgaagctgtgtagctctgccctccaaggaaattttcgtgtcgttagcaaaaaactccccatacgtgggccgatcccaaagatagtgcaatgccaagcccactcgcggcggaggtgaagcaggcgttaagcactacccatacgtggaccgatcccgcagataaaaattaaattatgggattttacgtgccaaaaccactttctgattatgaggcacgccgtagtggaggactccggaaatttcgaccacctggggttctttaacgtgcacctacgggtgttttcgcccccatcgaaatgcgaccgccgtggccgggattcgataccgcgacctcgtgctcagcagcccaataccatagccactgagcaaccacggcgggggatgccgaagatagtgcaatgccgagccgacccgcggcggaggtgaagcagccgttaagcgctccccatgcgCGGGCCGagcccgatccgcggcggagtgTACGCGCCAGGGCATGTTGCCGGCTTTAGTGAACCGAGTGAACACATTTGACTAGAGAGCTTTGTCCAGTGAACATCTCTGACTCGATAACTTGGTTGCATTAAGGGTGtcgcagctttattttttttaccgAGTGTTAGTCTGACATGTACATGAGGTGCTCTTCCAGCCTGCAGTCATGTTCTAGTCCATTTGAGCACTCCTTACATGTCAACTTGCTCAATTTGGTCCGTAACAGATGAGTCGCCAGCGTATGGAACTACCTCAGGCGGCGGAGAGAGGGGGCGAACCGACGTCGGGCCAGTGGCAgcatcatcagcaacagcagcagcaacccgTGTACACATGTCGGTTCTGCTTGGGCACCGACAACCAGATGAGCATGGTGATGCCCTGCAACTGCAAGGGTACGTAGTTCACTACCAAATCTCACTACAGAAAACTCGGGCGTCAGTGCCTACTATTCACCTAGCCAGGAGCGTGGGGAACGTTCCATCTACCAGGGGTGCTGTGGTTTCAAAGCTAATTTGGAGCGCTAACTAATCAGCGGTCCAGATAAGGAAGATGCCTCATGTACATGTCAGACTAACACTCGGTAAAAAAACTAACACTGCGACACCTTTAGAGTACTGGTAGACAAAAGAAGCTGGACGATATAGAGCCGTGCTAGATACAGGCAGGGAACTTCAATATAGAGAGACAAAGTTTTAACTGAGCTAGCTGGTGTAAATATATGCAACATGTTAGACTGCAAATGATACAGTTAAGCCTGATTAGCGGAATGTAGGCTAGGTGAATATTTGACGGAACCCAGTTTCAAAAAAGGTGATGTCATCAGAAGTTATCACCGTCTACAGAGCAGCAGATGTGGCATTTCAGCCGATTGGGAATCACGAGCAGTACACAAATTCGAATACGGTTGGTACTGCAGAGTTCATACGGCATTGTGACTTTTGCAAAGTCGACCGTTTACAACGCAGCGTCTTGCTTGGGCAATGGCAAAATATGTTCCTACAACTTCAAGAGGGTACGCGAACAGCCTTGTGAAAGCAGAGCTTCACGAGgcgatttttttttagttgtttggACTTCCTTACATCTTCGAAAACtcttttgttgcgatagcaattgcagGGACACTCGAAGCGAGTTCGCACCTTTGAAGCCACCGTTGTCATGCTTTAATGGTATCTGGCGCATGCGCGGCGCGCGTGCACGGGTTGGAGGTTTTCATAAACGCGGAGCAGCGCAGTTCCTTTGCTTGCAGACGCGATGAAGCCAAAGTGGACGCACGGTCTCGCTATGCTCAATCGGCTCTGTAGAGAATCGACGGCAGTGCGTTCTGCCTACCACTAAAAGCATGAGTCTTGTACCCACAAACACTAACGCTGCGGCAGTAGAGTAGCTAGTTGGGCAACTTGGTACATGTGCACTTGAAAGTCAACAGCGCGAACGACAAAGGACAGTGGAAGTAGACAAGCCATGACTCGCAACTAAAGTTTATTTTGAAAGGGCAGTGTTTGTACGACACTCTAAATCCCGCATGCATGCTgagagcaaaaaataaaataaaataaaaataaagcagatCAAAGCGGAAATactgatgaaaaaagaaacgtgacatgcaAGCCATGAATCACGTTACGGCTAATCAGGAAATGTAACCTATTTGTCATGGAAGGCAATTAAACCCTCACTAAGACATTCTTGGCCATACCTTTCTATGTGATATACCTCCATGACAAGACCTGGTCTATTGACTTTGTGTCCCTAAAgtatatttgttgttgttttttcggaCAAAGAGGGTTGCAATCAGATTGTCCGCAATGCATTGCTATGAAATGATTAGGCGGGTTTTTTGGACAAGTACCTCCTGTCTCCCTTTAATCTTCATTTTGACTCGGCGATCCCTTTGTGTCGTGTAATATTTTGCGCACATGCTGGGAAACTGACACACCACTTCCTCTACAAATGACGTAAACGGGTCTTTGCGCTTGTTTGTGCGGCCGGCCTGCTCCTGCTTTCTGCATTTTCGATCCATCTATTCAGCAAAGGACACACTTGGGCTATCTTCTGAGGAGTAGAAAAAAGTCATGTCAATGCCACGGTGTAAGCTATATACTCTTTAGGGGAAGGCACTCGCGAGATCCGATCAACCCCACAAAGTAGCAAATTGCTCGCGTCCATCGCCCATTGACGACAGCCGATACGTATAGGCGGATTAGAATCAAGGCGACAGCTTGCGCGAACAAGGAACGCGTGGATAACGCAAGCAACCAGAGAACTGCGTCTGCGCCGGGCGTCGCGTCGCTTATGTGCTGCGTCGATGCGATGCCCAGGCGTAGAGTTTGTGGTTGTATTACTGATGGCGAATTCGGAAAATCGCACGAGGGCACAATTCTCATGACGGCACAGCGTCAAtcaggaaactcccatagacggtcgcgccagatttccctctaggcacATAGGAGACTCTATGGCTCCAGGATCGTTGGCGCCTCCAAGTTGCGGTATCCCGCTATCGGCATCATATGCGTCATATCCACTTTGCTATATGCTTTGTCTTTCGAGCGAATGTGATACTTCATGTCGTGGGCGCTGCCGCCTAGCTGTGCCGTTATCGATAGTGCAAGCGCGACCCATGCAGGAGGATTCGATGGTATGATGTATAGGTTAGAAGAATACCAGGGGACGTGATAGGCATGGACTGTGTTGGCCTGAAATAACGACAATTCGAAGTGAACGGACTCTTACGCTCCGCTCAGTTGGTTCTGCAGCAGAGTCATGTAAGCGTTCTGCCTCTCGCTGCTGGCACGAaagacagttaaaaaaaaaactcattcgTTTTACGCCAACGTCTGGCGCATGGGCgttgcgcacacaaacacaaccGTTCGGATTGTGCAGTACTTTTTGTGCACGGTATCAAGCCGTGGTACCATACAGTGGTACGGAAAGTGCACTTCAAGCTACAATAGCTCCGGGTTTCCCTTTGCTTTCATCTCGTGCACTACTTAGTTGCGACGCCTGCAACTGTGGGGGCGGAAGCTCCTCATCCTGCGAGTGTTATGAAAGAAGTAATAGCGGCCAGGGCGCTGTTTCTGCCGTGCAGTAGAAGTTGCCTCGCGTGCTGTGTCATGCCAGGATATCCCCCTGCGTATTTTTAGAAAGCTGGGCGAAGAGATTCCACGGAATAATTCTCCATTCTGGTACAAGTGTAATCCTGTTCGCCTTCACATGAACCAAACCCATTAATAAAGATGCGTTCCCGTTATATCCCACAACTTCCGTAGCTGCTCTGGCATTTTCTGATATTTTCGTCCACTTTTCATAAGCGTTTGATGCAGGCGCGAGCGGCGAACCGAAGTGTCATATCGAAAACGTATACAGCTTATAGTCCTTTATCACAACAATTATTTTACTTTCTTAGAAAGCGCCAGTATAAACCCTGTTCTAGCTATATATCCGCCTCTAGCCACGTTCTGGGGAAGAGATCGTAAAGTGGTACTATTTATGATGGCGTACAAGGGATGGAAAGGTTGCGGTGTAGGCGCTGAAAAGTATATTACCTACGTTGCAACTACGTAATGCGCAACATGCTTGTTTATGTAGAGAACGGTTGTAACTGGTAGGTGTTCAGCGGCTATTGGTTACAGCCCTCTCAACAGCTGTGTGCaatggcttatatatatatatatatatatatatatatatatatatatatatatatatatatatatatatatatatataccatacgAACGTTGCAAGAGCTCTGACCCTTCCTAGCGATGTCttagcgatctccaattatccctgtcttgcgctGCCTGATTGCAAGTTGCACCTGCAAATAATTTCGTCACCTTACTTAATTTATTGACGTGCTCGACtgggcttcccttctcttggcagccattctgtacCTGTAACAGACCACCTCTTACATGCAATGGCACCTTGACTGAATAATACCCATATGGAATGATATTCAACATTATCTGAGAGGCATATCCTCAaaccatgaagaaaaaaaaacattgtagaTGATATGTGTCTGACAGAAATAATTTTTAACGTAAAGTATGACAGGCGCCTCCTTGTTGCAGGAAATATTTATTAATGCGTATGCGTTCTTTGGCTACCTTCCCAGCCCTGTCATGCGAAAAGTATAAATGCCTTGTGTCTGCACTGAGATACCTAATTCGCAAAGTTAAGACAGTTAGTCGATATGATAGTGTAAAtgcagatgattggtagcttttaagTGTTTAAGAACAATTTAAatggaaaaaggaaaataagaacaGAATACCCATAGAGATACATATGGCCCCTTAAAAGACGCATGGCGAAGCTTATTGGGTGGGCGAATCAAAATTTGGGCGCGgttcaacttgaaatttggcgtTGAgttaacttgaaatttggaggttgGCCAACTGAAATTTCAGTGTAGGCGAACCTAAAATTCGGGGGATGAGCCAACTTAAGTTTCTGGGTGGGCCAACTTATATTTGGGGgcgggtcaacttgaaatttgaaggtggaccaacttaaatttggatgtgggccaagttgaaattcgTATGTAGGGCGattgaaatttgggagtgggtcaGCCTAAATTAaggggtgtgccaacttgaaatttgagggcgCCCCAACTTAAATCCGGGAGTGGGCCAATTAAAGTTTGGGGACGGGCAGATGTGAACTTTGGaagtgggccaactgaaatttgggggcagGCCCACTTAAAATTTCggagtgggccaagttgaaatctgggaTCACGTTAAGTTCAATGTGGGGGAGGGGCGTCTCGAAAATtatgggtgggccaacttgaaatttagggtcGCGCCAGCTTAGATTAGGGGATGCGCGAAGTTGGAATCTAGGCTGGACCAACCTAAATTAGGGAGTGGGTCAAcgtaaatttgagggtgggccaacttgaaatttgggtacAGGCCAACTTGAAGTTTTGGGGTGGCCCAATGTCCAATCGGATGCTGTGGAGCGTCCTTCGACttatgaacacctcgcgggcaagcgggcgcattgagatgcttggcgcgttttcattgggctTTACCGAGGCGCAGTAGGAACGCAGGCGAGAACTTGCGGGAGCGATAGTGAGAGTGATATGGCAAGGCGGCGGTGGGCTTTCCCCTTACGCAACCCCAATCACCCATCCTACCGAGGCGCTCCCCCTACCTGTACATTTACATCTTATTTCGCGTGCTTACCTTCAGAAACATCCTTACCCCCTACTGAACCGAGATACCTTCTACACGTCCAACTCACATGCCCTACGTTCCCGCACCCTCCACCCCAACCAAGGTGGAGTCATACTGGGAGACTGCCTCGTGCTAAGTAAGGGGGATTCCGCCCCCCTCTGCATTTATCtagcaataaatgttttcaccaccaccactactcCTCACGCAACGCCTCACGCGTTGCTACGGCAGGTGCTGTTCCCTTTCGGCACCCCAtgaaggacataataaagttttatctctctatctctttcggatgctctgctctgtcgaggcgtgCGGAAGCCAGGTGTTTCAGCTCAATTGGTACGATTGCATTGAAGAGgccggatgcggcgagaaaatctgacaattgtctactaaagcctaagcattctttgccaccggaaagaCCATGGGTAGACACGCATACGGCAGGAAAATCAATTAACCTaaaacgaagtcacagccgagccaaacaGTGCTTGCgaattagtagacaattctcagaatttctctagcatttcctttctctttttaacCTCTGTGCGCAGTTTTGTCTGAGAAATGTATGAAAGCGTTGTACCAACGTCCGGGTACACGAAAAGATCAACTACCAATTGACACTGAATGCATTGCTCTCAGTGCCTACTTTTACATCCTACTGCTCGTTTTCCGCAATATTGCCCTCCAATGATGACACAATCGGGGTGATATTGGGTATAGCTGTATAAACACGGCCTTCCCGTATTTCAACGCAAATCTCATGACAAAAATTTATGCCGAGGTATTAAGTGGACGATGACTCCAAAGCCAAAGCGGTCTTGTATAAcgatgaaaaagaaatgaatgagAATGCATGGCCATAGGTAAGCATGAGAGTTGGATTCTGCCTGTAGCAAGTGTTCCGCGAGAAACGTTCTttatcttatttttcattttccaaAGCGTCCCGCCCGCTCTCGTGACGCAGGCAACTTCAGCCACGCCCACGCCAACTGCGTTGCAATCCAGATATACCAGAATCGAGTATACGCCTGCCACATCTGCCATTATGACTTCAACATCCGCTGGGACAATCAGAAGGTAGGTCGAgacgctggccagctgtgtcagGATTAGCGCGCGTTCCTTGTATATTCTTTTGTATAAACGATGCAATTTGCCCTGTTTCAGATTCTTCGTCAAGTCCATTAAGCCTTTTGTTCGATTGGTCGGGCGCACTTGCCAGTACGTCCGGCCTCCGGTTGCTGAAATATCGACTTCCCATTATCCTCTTTATGTCAGTGATTGATTTTGTATCATCAAATCTATTTTGCAGTGTTGTTCTTGTGAACAATATTTATGCTAGCTTTGCATCAAATAGAAATTTTTATTAGATTTATTAGGGAATAATTTTGGTGGACATGTCGCATTTTCACGGCTTTATCTAAATTTGGAGCGCTCTACTACACTAACATAATTTAGTGCTTCAAAAGTTGCATTGAAGAAGGGTGTAAGGGTGGGAGTTATCGACCGATCTACAGCCTGATTCACTTCTAAGGGTTTAAATTATTTTACACCGTATCTTTCATTAAGCACCACTCATCACTTTGGTATGTTCAGAGAACTGGGGCCATATTCACACATATTTTCGTTCGTAACTCTCTTTACACTTAGCCGGTCGCCATCGCCAAAATAATCCTGACCACGGCAGTTGCAGTTCGAtcggggctaaatgcgaaaatactcgtgtagttagatttaggtgcacgttaaagaacaccagctggtacaaatttccggactcccccactacggcatgcatcataatcataaaatgattttggcacgtaaaaccccatttaatttttttttacaatatgcCGAGCACCAGGATTAGATGAAGCTGGCTCTTTTAACAATTCTAGCAAAAGTCCTTTTTGTGAAAGAGGCCCTGTTTTCTACATATTGGATTAAGTGTCACATTTACGTCTATAGAATGTCCTTACTTGTTAATATATTTCTTATATTTTACAATGCCTGTTGTAATTTTCTTCTTTTAATAAATGTGAGCCTTTATGACTGTATTAGCAAGTGCTCTGAGACACTCTAAAAGTGGTCATTCTGCACCGTCGTGCTCTTGGACCTCCTCTGTGATGTATTATATGTCGTTTTCTACTAGGATCgtaaaaaagaatgatgcagatcCAATGGAGTTCTTGGAATTAATGTGTAACGAAACTTTCGTGAGATGGTTGCTCAAATGCCATTAAACATGACCATTTCATTCGcgcgtctttggcgtaaaggaaactggcaCGCGAGCATGGCCGCTCGCACAGTCGGGCTGACGCAATGTCGTTCATCCGGCGATCTTATCAAGGAGTTAATTGGCCTTGCCAATGAAACAATTGTACATGCGATTGTGGATCAGAGCATCGGTTTGCTGTGCCGGGGGCCAAGGTTAGATCCTACCATCTGGCgcattattcatttttttttttgtaagtatgAGCTATTCgacgagacagcagcagcacacagcagccacggtcaggaaaatCGGTGACGGTTCGCAGAGAAAGTTAGACGTTTTTTTACAAACTTCGATTCTGATCACGACTGACTGGCATCTGTTCTGAACAACAGTTCTTCCAGAAGAACGTTTTCGGGTAGTATGGTTAAAGATAAAGCCGGCAAGTGCTGTGAGCCAAGTGCAGCTGTGCGTGTTGTGTGACGCGCAGAGCTTCGTCGACTGGCTGCTGGACAGCGACAACCTGGCGGATCACGTGCTGTTCGCGCTCAGCGTGCTCTTCACGCTCAGCCTGGTGCTGGTGCTGACGTTCGCCTGGCTCCAGGCGACGCACACGCTGGCGCGTCTCTCCTGGTTGCTGGCCATGCCTCTCgcccttctgctgctgctgcagagcTTCACATGGATGGGCTTCGCTTTGTACAGCCTATGGTCAGTGAGCTTTGTGAGAGAGATAGGAGTGACCACTTGCCTTCGCAACGCATTATGCACAGAACTAAAGCAGTGCGACTCTTTTAAAGCAAAACATTCTTCTCCTAGTCAAGCCTGTGttccctacccgccgtggttgctcagtggctatggtgttgggctgctgagcacgaggtcgcgggatcgaatcccggccacggcggccgcatttcgattgggggcgaaatgcgaaaagacccgtgtacttagatttaggtgcacgttaaagaaccccaggtggttgaaatttccggagtcctccactacggcgtgcctcataatcaggaagtggttttggcacgtttaaccccataattcaataatTCAAGCCTGTGTTCCCTATCTTGTCTCGCCGTTTTTTCTTGGTCAACGAGCcgacaactaccgccatctgcAGTCAAGGGTAGAAAGTAACTGACACTTTGGATGACCGCCAAGATCGGTCGATCTTGCAGTCCACGTGCTTCGGCTGTTGTCCGCTCGGGGGACGACGGGGGAGGGCCAATGAGGTTTTTGGGGAGAATGAGCCAAGCGCGCCGAGCGGAGTCGTCCGAGTGGTGTCGACGCGCGGCTTTGAATAGCGGCGTGAAGCGAGCTTCGCGTTTATTTCTGGCTGCATCGTATTCCATCATCGGGTGCTATTGCACGTGAGCCTTGAGGTGTCAGAAGCTTTAGAAGCGCTACTGGAGCTTTCTGCAAGGAACACGTCCGTTCgtgcgttcgttcgctcgcttgtGTTTGCCCACCACGAGTACCGAGTGGAAGCACATTTACTCCTCCATTACCTACATTGAAGACCAGACGGCCTTTAATATAGCTATCAGTGACTATGTACAGTGTACTTTGCGCTGATTATGCAACCATAGCTTGATAATAATCTTACGCGCGACTCTGTGAAGGTGGGATTTATTGGGACACGACGTAACCGAAGGCCTTGATCGCAAGCGGAGGTTCCGCTATCACAAAGCGCATGTCCTCTTTCTCTACCCTCTATTACTCCATCCCCCCCTACAGCTTGTGGCACGGGCCCAATTAGAAAAAAGATTGTCCCACTTCTAACAATAGTACGTTTGATGCTTGATCTGTTTTTGACGTTCTTTATTTGAGTGCGTATTTGTGCGCTCTAGTTCTGCATCTTTTGATAACTTTTCATGTTAACGCAGAATGTGTCCTGGGCATAGTGtaataaatgaagaaataaattacTATGGCAATACTTACCAATCCAGCTGCAGCATTATAAGGACAGCCAATGGGACGAAGCACTGCTTTGCTAAAACGAGAATGAGCCACATTCGCGGAGTCATTGGCTAATAGTTCCCAGACAAATCTACTTGGTAACACTTCGCCCTCCTTCTGCTTAGTTGTCCGCGTAACAAAGCGTGTTTCAGCCACAATATCAGAAGCATGGGCGGTGAGTGGCGGTGAACGGAGCTTTGCCACTGTTCATCACGCTCACGCTCACATTGGCATACGTTCTAGAAAAGACAACGATCCAAATACACAGAGAGAATTATACAGTACATTAGGAAGTGTATTAAGCGCCACTTCCTGCATAGCCACAACTGGTCCCATCCTCTAGCCGTTAGCGTTGACGTTAGAGGTTTAGTGGGTCCGGTAttcccacggaggaaggaaactaaggagaggccctaccccctccgcgcgctaggagaaaagtgtggcggaaatgacgtataggttctcatttcttttgctgcttttttattttttttgctgcatggccacgccttttgggccacaatggcggcgttgttctgattttttgagcgcgcacacgtgttgctctggtaggtttcgtgccgtggcaaaggcgctgtgtgggcgggtttgcgttagtcaccgtgtcttgttgcgctgtgttacctgcaccgtgctctgccggatgttgcgcgagcgcgcgcgctccgcgtgcgaaaccacgcgcagcgcggcgtggtttcgcgaaagatgtaaacaagagaggagggtggcacaaaaggcggagcatcgccatgagcaacgccaacttccggcttcacttttgcttcacaaagagtgacgtcagggcctctccttagtttccttcctccgtgggtatTCCGCTAAAGGGAGGCATATCGCGCGGAATAGTGGGTGACCGGGCGCACATATGTTGAGTTGTCTGTACGGTGAAGCTGCCAGGTAGCGCAGAGCTATTATAAACGTTACCAAGTGTTTTCAATTTCACAGGTTGTGTAAAGTTTAGGCAGCAGCGTCATCGTGTTCTACTTTGCTATCAGCGCAAACAAGTAGAAAACACTTGTTTAGTGCAATACCAGCTCCGTGCTTCTCTGGTTGTTCTCCGCGCCGcgaggtggctgcaccatgcaggccactcGCGTTTGCCC encodes:
- the LOC126518379 gene encoding uncharacterized protein, yielding MSRQRMELPQAAERGGEPTSGQWQHHQQQQQQPVYTCRFCLGTDNQMSMVMPCNCKGNFSHAHANCVAIQIYQNRVYACHICHYDFNIRWDNQKSFVDWLLDSDNLADHVLFALSVLFTLSLVLVLTFAWLQATHTLARLSWLLAMPLALLLLLQSFTWMGFALYSLWLYRKAYLIWKVQSPPPALRHRLEAQAPVAAERH